In one window of Carcharodon carcharias isolate sCarCar2 chromosome 14, sCarCar2.pri, whole genome shotgun sequence DNA:
- the LOC121287400 gene encoding leucine-rich repeat and immunoglobulin-like domain-containing nogo receptor-interacting protein 2 encodes MIDCICNIMFYTMSSCWQQFLGLTLMVLITRSTVSCPARCECAAQIKSVVCHRKRLTAIPEGIPIETKILDLSKNRLRCISSGDLATFPLLEEIDLSENIITNVEPGAFNNLFNLRSLQLRSNQLKLIPTGVFTRLTNLTRLDLSENKIVILLDYMFQDLRNLKHLEVGDNDLVYISQRAFSGLLGLQQLTIEKCNLTSISAESLSYLQNLITLRLRYLSISFLEEQNFRKLYNLKELEIDYWPLLETITPTTLYGLNLTYLSITSTNLSSVPSGAFRNLVYLKMLNLSYNPITIIESGSFRDLIRLQQLYMVSTMLTTIEPHAFLGLRQLKVLNISNNFLVTLEENTLQSVSSLAVLRLDNNPLSCDCRLLWLLQKRKTLSFDDNQPVCATPADIQGSELKDFEDSALHNYFTCQKPKIRDRKPQRVTAGEGQTVYFTCRADGEPTPVIMWVSPQRRMITSKSNGRITILPGGTLEIRFVQVHDSGTHICIASNAGGNDTSFAVLTVKGHPLDGALYANRTAYLTEFNDTAFNDTQVFLKFTLDVKTILVSTAMGCITFLGVVLFCFLLLFVWSRGRGHHKNNFSVEYSFRKVDGPTVSGGQGGARKFNMKMI; translated from the coding sequence ATGATAGACTGCATCTGTAACATCATGTTTTACACAATGTCATCATGCTGGCAACAGTTCCTGGGTCTGACCCTGATGGTTTTAATTACAAGATCAACAGTCAGCTGCCCAGCTCGATGTGAATGTGCTGCTCAAATTAAATCAGTAGTCTGCCACAGGAAGCGTCTGACAGcaattccagaaggcattcccATAGAAACAAAAATACTTGACCTAAGCAAAAATAGACTGAGATGCATCAGTTCAGGGGATCTGGCAACATTTCCACTTCTGGAAGAAATTGATCTCAGTGAGAATATAATCACAAATGTTGAGCCTGGAGCTTTCAATAATTTGTTCAACCTGCGATCCTTGCAGCTGCGCAGTAACCAGCTGAAACTGATCCCGACCGGTGTTTTCACCAGACTTACCAACTTAACACGTCTGGATCTTAGTGAAAACAAAATTGTGATTCTACTGGATTATATGTTCCAGGACTTGAGGAATTTGAAACATTTAGAAGTTGGGGATAATGACCTTGTTTATATCTCACAGCGGGCCTTCAGCGGGTTATTAGGCCTCCAACAGCTAACCATTGAGAAATGCAACCTGACCTCGATTTCTGCAGAATCCCTTTCCTATCTCCAAAATTTGATCACACTTAGACTGCGTTATCTTAGCATCAGCTTTCTGGAAGAACAGAACTTTCGTAAACTGTACAACTTGAAAGAACTGGAGATTGACTACTGGCCACTTCTTGAGACCATTACTCCAACAACACTGTATGGTCTGAACCTCACATATCTTTCCATAACAAGCACAAACCTTTCTTCTGTACCATCTGGAGCTTTCAGAAATTTGGTCTATCTCAAAATGCTGAATCTGTCTTATAATCCTATAACCATTATTGAATCTGGCTCATTTCGTGATTTAATCCGACTTCAACAGTTGTACATGGTTAGCACTATGCTTACTACAATAGAGCCGCATGCTTTCCTTGGACTGAGGCAATTAAAAGTGCTAAATATTTCCAACAATTTCTTGGTTACGCTGGAAGAAAATACTTTACAGTCTGTGAGCAGCTTGGCAGTCCTGCGCTTGGATAATAACCCTCTATCCTGCGATTGCCGCCTACTGTGGCTTTTGCAGAAGAGAAAGACACTTAGTTTTGATGACAACCAGCCAGTTTGTGCTACCCCTGCAGATATTCAGGGCAGTGAGTTAAAAGACTTTGAGGACTCAGCCCTCCATAACTATTTTACATGCCAAAAACCCAAAATACGGGATAGAAAACCTCAGCGTGTAACCGCTGGTGAAGGACAGACTGTCTATTTTACTTGCCGAGCTGATGGTGAACCAACTCCAGTTATAATGTGGGTCTCTCCTCAAAGGAGAATGATTACAAGTAAAAGTAATGGCAGAATAACAATACTGCCTGGAGGCACTCTGGAGATCCGATTTGTGCAAGTCCATGACAGCGGCACCCATATTTGCATAGCTAGCAACGCTGGAGGAAATGACACGTCTTTTGCAGTGCTGACTGTAAAAGGACATCCTTTAGATGGAGCCTTATATGCAAACAGGACAGCATACTTAACAGAATTCAATGATACTGCATTCAACGACACACAGGTGTTCCTGAAGTTTACACTTGATGTGAAAACCATTCTGGTGTCCACCGCAATGGGATGTATCACCTTTTTAGGGGTGGTGCTGTTCTGCTTTCTGCTTCTTTTTGTGTGGAGCAGAGGAAGAGGGCATCACAAAAACAATTTCTCAGTGGAATACTCATTTCGAAAGGTTGATGGCCCAACAGTCAGTGGTGGGCAAGGAGGTGCAAGGAAGTTCAATATGAAAATGATTTGA